In a genomic window of Pokkaliibacter sp. MBI-7:
- a CDS encoding amino acid ABC transporter ATP-binding protein, translating to MSLVSIHEVHKYYGDLHVLKGINLNIEAGEVVSIIGRSGSGKSTLLRCMNGLEKYDEGTIILDGKEVSTDEFQIRRLSESVGMVFQNFNLFPHLTVGQNIMLAPTLIRGMSRPAAKELALDMLGKVGLADKFGQYPEKLSGGQQQRVAIARSLAMQPKVLLCDEITSALDPELVGEVLKVLEQLASEGMTLILVTHEMNFARDVGDRVVFMHQGKVWETGPAKDVFAAPQTAELQQFIGAVL from the coding sequence ATGTCTCTCGTTAGTATCCATGAAGTGCACAAGTACTATGGTGACCTGCACGTCCTCAAGGGTATCAACCTCAACATCGAAGCGGGCGAAGTGGTGTCCATTATCGGCCGTAGTGGCTCCGGCAAGAGCACCTTGCTGCGCTGCATGAACGGTCTGGAAAAGTACGACGAAGGCACCATCATTCTGGATGGCAAGGAAGTCAGTACCGATGAGTTTCAGATCCGCCGCCTGAGTGAAAGCGTTGGCATGGTGTTTCAGAACTTCAACCTGTTCCCTCACCTTACAGTCGGCCAGAACATCATGCTGGCACCAACGCTGATTCGGGGCATGTCCAGGCCTGCCGCCAAAGAGTTGGCCCTGGATATGCTTGGTAAGGTCGGACTGGCAGATAAGTTCGGTCAGTACCCCGAGAAACTATCTGGTGGACAACAGCAGCGCGTGGCTATTGCCCGCTCACTGGCCATGCAGCCTAAGGTGTTGTTGTGCGATGAGATTACCTCGGCACTGGACCCTGAGCTGGTGGGCGAGGTACTGAAAGTGCTGGAGCAACTGGCGTCCGAAGGTATGACGCTGATTCTGGTAACGCATGAAATGAATTTTGCACGGGATGTGGGCGACAGGGTGGTGTTCATGCACCAGGGTAAGGTGTGGGAAACCGGCCCGGCCAAGGACGTCTTTGCCGCCCCCCAGACGGCGGAGCTGCAGCAGTTTATCGGTGCCGTCCTGTAG
- a CDS encoding amino acid ABC transporter permease has protein sequence MMQFTDWDILRNLLLAARWTVLLSLIAFAGGAIVGLLLTFMRISRRSALVVITRIYTEIFQGTPLLMQLFLAFFGLGLVGIDVSPWTAAALALTLFSSAFLSDIWRGCVESLPKGQWEASRCLGLNYLQTMRYIILPQALRVAIPPTVGFSVQIVKGTALASIIGFVELTKAGTMLNNATFQPFKVFAMVALIYFLLCYPLSRASQYLEHKLSRSSK, from the coding sequence ATGATGCAGTTCACTGACTGGGACATTCTGCGCAATCTGCTGCTGGCTGCTCGCTGGACCGTGCTGCTGTCGCTGATCGCCTTTGCTGGCGGTGCCATTGTGGGTCTGTTACTGACCTTCATGCGCATCAGCCGTCGCTCGGCGCTGGTGGTGATTACCCGTATTTACACTGAAATCTTTCAGGGAACACCACTGCTGATGCAGCTGTTCCTGGCGTTCTTTGGATTGGGTCTGGTCGGTATTGATGTATCGCCATGGACTGCCGCGGCACTGGCGCTGACCCTGTTCTCCAGTGCCTTTCTCAGTGACATCTGGCGTGGCTGCGTCGAGTCGCTGCCCAAAGGGCAGTGGGAAGCATCGCGTTGCCTCGGCCTGAATTACCTGCAGACCATGCGCTACATCATTCTGCCGCAGGCGCTGCGTGTGGCGATTCCTCCGACCGTGGGCTTCTCGGTTCAGATCGTCAAGGGCACTGCGCTGGCCTCCATCATCGGCTTTGTCGAGCTGACCAAGGCGGGCACCATGCTCAACAACGCTACGTTCCAGCCTTTCAAGGTGTTTGCCATGGTGGCGCTGATTTACTTCCTGCTGTGCTATCCGCTGTCCCGCGCCAGCCAGTATCTCGAACATAAATTGAGCCGTAGCTCGAAATAA
- a CDS encoding amino acid ABC transporter permease, producing the protein MNYQLNFADLLNYQDVLLGGLWMTIKLTIVSTIGGVLLGIAGAASRRHRNGFLRRAAACYVELIRNTPFIVQLFFIFFGLPAIGIKMNEIEAGVLAMVINLGAYLTEIIRAGIDATPKGQIEAARTLGLSSRQIFFRIVLPPAFACVYSSVVSQCIIVMLGSAVVSQISVPELTYAANFIQSRNFLSFESYLVAAGFYLVLAFVMRLGLNALGSRAFSREEKPA; encoded by the coding sequence ATGAATTACCAACTGAACTTTGCTGACCTGCTCAACTATCAGGATGTGTTGCTCGGTGGTCTGTGGATGACCATCAAGCTGACCATCGTATCCACCATCGGTGGGGTGCTGCTGGGTATTGCCGGTGCTGCTTCCCGCCGTCATCGCAATGGCTTTCTGCGTCGTGCTGCGGCCTGCTATGTCGAGCTGATTCGTAATACCCCCTTTATTGTGCAGCTGTTCTTTATCTTCTTCGGTCTGCCTGCGATTGGCATCAAGATGAACGAGATCGAGGCGGGTGTGCTGGCCATGGTGATCAACCTGGGCGCCTATCTGACAGAAATTATTCGCGCCGGTATCGATGCGACGCCCAAGGGGCAAATTGAGGCTGCGCGGACCCTGGGGCTGTCGAGCCGACAGATTTTCTTCCGTATCGTGCTGCCGCCGGCGTTTGCCTGTGTCTACAGCTCCGTTGTCAGCCAGTGCATTATCGTCATGCTGGGCTCAGCCGTGGTGTCACAGATTTCCGTCCCCGAGCTGACCTACGCGGCCAACTTTATTCAGTCACGCAACTTCCTGAGTTTTGAATCCTATCTGGTCGCAGCTGGCTTCTATCTGGTGTTGGCATTTGTTATGCGTCTGGGTCTCAATGCGCTTGGCTCCCGGGCATTTTCACGTGAGGAGAAACCAGCATGA
- a CDS encoding transporter substrate-binding domain-containing protein, whose product MQGLTLKSVRKWSAALAGAVVLSLSAAHTAFADQLDDIQKSGVLKVAVPQDFPPFGSVGSDMQPQGYDIDMANYLGKELGVKVELVPVTSANRIPYLQTKKVDLVISSLGKNAEREKAIDFTKPYAPFFLGVFGTAKAEVKDAAELAGKTVGVTRGAVEDIELTKVAPATTDLKRFEDNNTTISAFLSGQVDLIATGNLVVASIADRNPDRKPETKFMLKNSPCYVGVHKDEARLVEKVNELIAKAYKEGVLESMSQKWLKAAYPADLASM is encoded by the coding sequence ATGCAAGGCTTGACGTTGAAATCGGTGCGTAAATGGAGCGCGGCTCTGGCAGGTGCAGTTGTTCTTTCACTGTCGGCGGCTCATACCGCCTTTGCTGACCAGCTTGATGACATTCAGAAATCCGGTGTGCTGAAAGTGGCTGTACCGCAGGATTTTCCTCCCTTTGGTTCAGTGGGCTCCGATATGCAGCCCCAGGGCTATGACATCGATATGGCCAACTATCTGGGTAAAGAGCTGGGCGTGAAAGTGGAACTGGTACCGGTAACCAGCGCTAACCGTATTCCTTACCTGCAGACCAAGAAAGTGGATCTGGTTATCTCCAGCCTGGGTAAGAATGCCGAGCGTGAAAAAGCCATCGACTTTACCAAGCCTTATGCTCCGTTCTTCCTGGGGGTATTCGGTACCGCCAAAGCCGAAGTGAAAGATGCCGCTGAACTGGCTGGCAAAACGGTCGGCGTGACGCGTGGTGCAGTAGAAGACATCGAGCTGACCAAGGTGGCTCCTGCTACTACCGATCTGAAACGTTTCGAAGACAACAACACCACTATCTCTGCATTCCTGTCCGGTCAGGTTGATCTGATCGCAACCGGAAATCTGGTGGTGGCCTCCATCGCTGACCGTAATCCTGACCGCAAGCCTGAAACCAAGTTCATGCTGAAAAACTCACCCTGCTATGTAGGCGTTCACAAAGACGAAGCCCGTCTGGTTGAGAAGGTCAATGAACTGATTGCCAAGGCATACAAAGAGGGCGTGCTGGAGTCCATGTCACAGAAGTGGCTGAAGGCTGCCTATCCTGCCGATCTGGCCTCTATGTAA